The following proteins are encoded in a genomic region of Oncorhynchus kisutch isolate 150728-3 linkage group LG4, Okis_V2, whole genome shotgun sequence:
- the LOC109888794 gene encoding dickkopf-related protein 1 yields MPHLSVLRFMAVYLMLFGYLGDAYAGAVLLNSNAIKNLPGGNDTVSPSPRPSSPDSDRQKAVVDTLQLICTYDDECGTDEFCNDIRGACLPCRKIRKRCARDSVCCAGNRCINGVCQASDQDAEAVVTTSVGNRQNNTMEHHGKRLPLPQGQPQHSVKGRESDNCLRSSDCSEGLCCARHFWSRICKPVLTKGQVCTRHRRKGGHGLELFQRCDCGGGLSCRPERGEKDPGVSRTADRNLHTCQRRGHTHTLNIHTA; encoded by the exons ATGCCTCATCTGTCAGTGCTTCGTTTTATGGCCGTGTATCTCATGCTGTTTGGATACCTTGGGGATGCTTATGCCGGGGCGGTTTTACTGAACTCTAATGCCATCAAGAACTTGCCTGGTGGCAACGACACGGTTAGCCCGAGCCCACGCCCGTCTTCACCAGATAGCGACAGGCAGAAAGCAGTCGTGGACACTTTGCAG CTTATTTGCACATATGATGATGAGTGTGGGACCGATGAATTCTGCAATGATATCCGAGGCGCGTGCCTCCCATGCCGAAAGATCCGGAAGCGGTGCGCAAGGGATTCAGTGTGCTGCGCTGGGAACCGCTGCATCAACG GTGTTTGTCAGGCCAGTGATCAAGATGCTGAAGCTGTAGTCACTACCAGTGTTGGGAATAGGCAGAacaacaccatggaacaccatggcaAGAGACTGCCTCTGCCCCAAGGTCAACCACAACATTCTGTCAAAG GTCGGGAAAGTGACAACTGCCTGAGGTCCTCTGACTGCTCTGAGGGTCTGTGCTGTGCACGCCACTTCTGGTCTCGTATCTGTAAGCCGGTGCTGACGAAGGGCCAGGTGTGCACGCGTCACCGTAGGAAAGGTGGCCATGGCCTGGAGCTGTTCCAGCGCTGCGACTGTGGAGGTGGTCTCTCCTGCAGaccggagagaggagagaaagaccctGGAGTCAGCAGAACCGCAGACCGGAACCTACACACCTGCCAGagacgtggacacacacacaccctgaacatACACACTGCCTAA